A genomic region of Mycobacterium senriense contains the following coding sequences:
- a CDS encoding zinc-dependent alcohol dehydrogenase family protein, with the protein MRAYRFDSHGGLDGLRLHDEPVPSPQRGEVLLRIKAVALNYRDIAIPLGRYVRDAAIGLVPCSDAAAEVVEIGEGVADYRPGDRVVGTFQPRWFGGPLPATAESDSYGSGQDGWLTEYKVVSQEAVVAVPPALSDEQAATLPCAGVTAWNALGGPAPIRAGQTVLTLGSGGVSVFAVQLAKLAGARVIATTSSAQKAEVLQSLGADEVINYRANSQWGQRVRELTQGRGVDRVVEVGGPATIEQSLRAVAVGGEVTLIGFLSEDNPGIDYFLLKGTDATTRSITVGDRTDLQSLVRAVTTTGLTPVIDEIFEFADARAAFERLRDGTHLGKLVIRVN; encoded by the coding sequence ATGCGCGCATATCGATTCGACAGCCACGGCGGGCTGGACGGCCTGCGGTTACACGATGAACCCGTCCCCTCACCGCAACGGGGAGAAGTCCTGCTGCGGATCAAAGCGGTCGCGCTGAACTACCGCGACATAGCGATCCCACTGGGCCGCTACGTGCGTGACGCCGCAATCGGTTTGGTGCCGTGCAGCGACGCCGCTGCCGAAGTCGTCGAGATAGGTGAGGGCGTCGCCGACTACCGCCCCGGCGACCGGGTGGTGGGAACATTTCAGCCCAGGTGGTTCGGTGGACCCCTGCCGGCAACCGCAGAGTCCGACAGCTACGGCAGCGGACAGGACGGATGGCTCACTGAATACAAAGTGGTATCCCAGGAAGCGGTGGTCGCCGTGCCACCCGCCCTGTCGGACGAACAGGCCGCCACGCTTCCTTGCGCCGGTGTCACCGCCTGGAATGCGCTAGGCGGTCCCGCGCCGATCCGCGCCGGCCAAACCGTATTGACGCTCGGTTCGGGCGGGGTATCGGTCTTCGCCGTGCAGCTGGCGAAACTGGCCGGTGCTCGTGTCATCGCGACAACCTCAAGTGCTCAAAAGGCGGAGGTATTGCAGTCGCTGGGCGCTGACGAGGTGATCAATTACCGTGCCAACTCTCAATGGGGCCAACGGGTCCGGGAATTGACCCAAGGTCGCGGCGTGGACCGCGTCGTCGAAGTTGGCGGGCCGGCCACCATCGAGCAGTCATTGCGGGCGGTCGCCGTGGGCGGCGAAGTGACCTTGATCGGCTTCCTGAGCGAGGACAATCCCGGGATCGACTATTTCTTGCTCAAGGGCACCGACGCAACAACTCGGTCCATCACGGTGGGCGACCGCACAGATCTTCAAAGCCTCGTGCGGGCCGTCACCACCACCGGGCTCACACCGGTTATCGACGAAATCTTCGAATTCGCAGACGCGAGAGCGGCATTCGAGCGACTGCGGGACGGAACCCACCTCGGCAAGCTCGTCATCAGGGTCAACTGA